The genomic stretch GTTTATTGGTGTATCCAGAGCCCGCGTGGATTCCGATTCGCGATCAATTGAATCAATTGACCGGTACAAAGGCGGGTATCCGCCGTTTTATCGTGGGTCAGGCTGAAGAGGTCGAGATGGATGCGTCGGGTCGGGTGTTGATCCCGCCACGTTTGCGCCAAGTGGCCAAATTGGACAAAGAAGTGGCCCTTGTGGGGATGGGCAATAAGTTCGAGCTGTGGGATGACGCGAAATGGATCGCGACTACCGAAGCCATCATGGCGATGGATGCACAAGAACTTGAAAATAATATGGAAGGAATTTTGTTGTGAGCGATACGCAAAACTTCGTGCATCGCACGGTATTGCTCGATGAGGCGGTGGACGCGCTCGCGATCCAGCCCGATGGTGTGTATGTCGATTGTACTTTCGGTCGCGGCGGTCATTCGCGGCTGATTCTGTCTAAGCTCGGCCCCAATGGCCGCTTGATTTCATTTGATAAAGACCCATATGCGATTGCTGAGGCTGCGACGATTGGCGATTCGCGCTTTACGATTGTGCACGAAGGTTTTGTCACGCTAGCTGATTCGCTGGCCAAACTTGGTGTGACACAAATTGATGGCTTGCTGATGGATTTGGGCGTTTCCTCACCACAGCTTGACGATGGTTCTCGGGGGTTTAGCTTCCGGTTTGATGCTCCGCTTGATATGCGCATGGATACCACGCGGGGTATTACTGCTGCCGAATGGTTAAATTCGGCTGATGAAAAAGAAATTGCAGAGGTGGTAAAAGATTATGGCGAAGAACGGTTTGCTCGGCAGGTTGCAGCAGCGATTGTTACGCGTAGGGCAGTCAAACCTTTTACTACAACAGGCGAACTTGCCGCGGTCGTGGCAACGGCAGTCCGCACCCGTGAGCCGGGCCAGGACCCGGCGACGCGTACCTTCCAAGCTGTACGGATTTACGTCAATCGCGAGCTTGAGGAGTTATCGCTAACGTTGCCACAGGCGCTGTCTTTATTAAAACCCGGCGGTCGCTTGTCGGTGATTGCATTTCACTCGCTGGAAGACCGTATTGTTAAGCGCTTTATGCAGGATAAATCGACGGGTGATCGCCTGCCGTCGCGCTTGCCGGTGATGGCAAGCGAAATTGCGCAAGCGCCGTTAAAAATCGTTTGCAAACCAATTCGCGCCAGCGAGCAAGAGGTGAAATCGAATCCTCGTGCACGTAGCGCGATTTTGCGCGTTGCTGAACGTACCGAGGGCCCTTTGTGACTCGGCTCAATCTCTTTTTGCTGTTGATTGTGATTGTGTGCGCAATGGGCGTGGTGACGAGCCAGCACAAAGCGCGCAAATTATTTATCGAATTGCAAAAGCAAGATGCACTAACTCGTAAACTCAATGTCGAGTGGGGTCAGTTGCAACTAGAGCAAAGTACTTGGGCGATGCATTCGCGTGTCGAGGCTGAGGCGAGCCAAAAAATGGGTATGGTGGTGGCGCCTGCTAACCGCACCCAAGTGATTCTTGAGCATGGCCAGCAGGTCAGCAAACCTGTGGTGACCGATCTGCCATGATGCGCCAAACCCGAACTCAAGCTCGAACGGTTTCCACTGGGCGCCGTCAAGATAAATACGCAGTTAAGCCTAAGCTAGAACGTTGGCGCGTTTGGTTTGTCCTGTCGTGCCTGTTGGGTTTGTTCGCCGCCTTATTGGGTCGTAGTTTGTATCTGCAAGCGTGGAACGAAGGCTTTTTGCAAGATCAAGGTGACGCACGTTATCGCCGCACGCTCAAGCTGGAACCGAATCGCGGCATGATTACCGATCGCAACGGCGAGCCTTTGGCGATTTCGACGCCTGTTCAATCCATTTGGCTAAGCCCGCGCAGTATGCAAGTACTGCCTGCTGGACAAAGCCGTCCGCGGGATTGGAAGCAGGGTGACGAAGATGAGTTAGTACCAATTTCCGTCGATGAGGTGAAGAAGGTTGCCTCATTGTTGGCGCTTACTCCTGAAGAAGTTTTGGCCAAATTAAATAACACTCGAAAAAACAAGCAAGGTCAGGAAGTAAAACCTGATTTTGTCTGGTTGAAACGTCACATCTCCCCCGCTGATGCTAAGCGGGTTTTGGCCTTGAATGTGCCCGGAATTTATTCCCAAACAGAATATCGCCGTTACTACCCAGCGGGTGAGGTAATGGCGCATGTGGTGGGCTTTACCAATCTCGATAGCAAAGGTCAGGAAGGTTTTGAGTTGACCAAAAACGCGATGCTGGCGGGTAAGCCAGGATCGCGTACCGTGATTCGCGATCGCCGTGGTTATATTGTTGAAGACGTTTCAACGATTGTGCCGCCGCAAGAAGGCCAAACACTGCAATTGTCGATAGATCGCCGGATTCAGTACTTAGCCTATCGTGAGCTCAAAAACGCGGTTGATAGCAGTCAAGCTGTCGGCGGCGCGATTGTGGTGTTGGATGCTCGCACCGGGGAAGTGTTGGCAATGGCCAATGCGCCGTCTTACAACCCCAATAGCCGTGCCAAGATTGACCCCGCACACAAGCGCAATCGCGCGCTCACTGATTTATATGAGCCCGGCTCAACAATGAAAGCGCTCACGGTCGCAATGGCACTCAATGCCGGCAAAGTGAAGCCCACCACAGTGATCCAAACGGGAGGCGGCACGATGAGCATTGGTCCAGCCACGATTCGGGATGATCACCCCGTTGGTGCCGCGACTGTTGAACACATTATGCAAAAGTCGTCTAACGTTGGCGCGGTGAAAATGGCGCTGATGATGGAGCGGGAAGAAATGTCGAATTTCTTTCATGACGTCGGCTTTGGCGAAAAGCTCAATACCGGCTTCCCTGGTGAGTCTCCGGGTCGGGTACGGCCTTGGAAAACTTGGCGTCCGATCGAGCAAGCAACCATGTCCTACGGCTACGGTGTTTCCGTGTCGGTGATGCAAATGGCGCGCGCTTATCAGATTTTTGCCGGTAACGGCGAAGTCCATCCAGTGACCTTTACCAAATTGGTTGCTCCTGCGCCGGGCAAACAAGTGATTTCTGCCGAGACTGCAGCACAAGTACGCAAAATGCTCGAAATGGTGACCCAACCCGGCGGTACCGCCACGCGCGCGCAAGTGGTTGGCTATCGGGTTGGCGGCAAAACGGGAACGGCCAAGAAATTAGTCAATGGCGTGTATTCCGATACCGCGCGGGTTGGTTCTTTTGTTGGCTTGGCGCCGATATCTAATCCACGCCTGATTGTGGCGGTGATGATTGATGAGCCATCGTTTGCGATGCGCTATGGCGGCTTAGTGGCTGCGCCGGTGTTTAGTAATGTCGTAGCGGGAAGTTTGCGTTTATTAGGTGTACCACCTGATGCGCCAACAACGAATATTTTGCTCCCCGGCAATGGGGTCGAAGACGTGAAGGAAGACGCATGAAGCCAATGAGCTGGGCCTTACCTCAGATTGATTTTGCCGTGATCAAAGCCTTGGTAGGTGATCGTCGCCTGGTGGTTGATAGTCGTAAAGTTAGCACTGGCGATGTGTTTTTGGCCTATCAAGGCGAATACGTTGATGGCCGACAGTTTATTGCTGATGCCATTCGCAATGGTGCCGCCGCCGTGATTTGGGACGCTGAAGACTTTGCATGGCATGCTGAGCATCAAGTGCCCAATATTGCCGTAGCGCAATTGCGTAACCAAGTGGGTATATTGGTGTCAGTTTTAATGGGTAATGATGTCAGAGCATTACCCGTGGTGGGTATTACGGGTACCAATGGTAAAACTTCCATTGCCAATTGGCTGGCGCAAGCATTTAATGCGCTCGGCGGCAAAGCTGGCGTATTGGGTACTTTAGGCAATGGATTTGTTGGCGAGCTCAGTAGCTCGACGCATACCACGCTCGATCCAGTTAGCTTGCAACATTGGATTGCCAAATTTAATGCCGAGGGCGCCACCCAAGTGGCGATGGAAGTTTCATCGCACGGTCTGGTTCAGGCGCGTGCGCATGGCGTGCAATTTCACACCGCCGTGTTTACCAACTTAACGCGCGATCATTTGGATTATCACGGCACGATGCAAGAATACGGCGCAGCCAAAGCCAAGTTATTTGAGTGGGAGGGGCTGCAAGCGGCGGTGATTAATGCGGATGATCCATTTGGCCGCGAATTAATCGGCTTTACCACGGCCAAAACCATCTGGTCGTATGGTTTTGAGCAAGGCGATTTGCGCTGCACGGCGCTGGAATCATCGCTGAAAGGTTTGGCCTTGACGGTTGAAACGCCACAGGGAACAACGCGCATTGAATCGGCGTTATTGGGGCGCTTTAACGCCAGTAATTTGCTGGCTTGCCTTGGCGTGTTATTGGCGCAAGGCGTGTCATTGGCCGACGCAAGCAAAGCCCTAGAGCAAATTCGCCCTGCTGCTGGTCGGATGCAGTGTTTGGGTGGTGGTGATAAGCCGATGGTGGTGATTGATTACGCCCATACGCCAGATGCCCTAGAAAAGGTGCTGATGACTTTGCGTGAAGCGATGCCGCAAGGTTCGCGTTTGTATTGCGTCTTTGGCTGCGGTGGTGATCGCGATACGGGGAAGCGCCCATTAATGGGTGAAATTGCCTGCCGTTTGGCCGACTCTGTGGTCATTACCAGCGACAACCCCCGCACTGAATCACCCAAAACCATTATTCAAGACATTGTCGCTGGCGTTTCGGGCGTGCCTGGCACGGGTAACGCCAATTATGCCATTGAGTCCGATCGTGCTCTGGCAATCATTGATGCTATCGAGATGGCTCATGTGAATGATGTGGTGCTGATCGCTGGTAAAGGTCACGAAAATTATCAAGAAATCAATGGCGAGCGTCATCACTTTGATGATGTCGAGCACGCAAGTGCGGCGCTCGCTAGAAAAGCAACAAGGAAATAGGCGTTAATGATGTTGAATTTGCGGGAAGCCGCCACGGCGCTCAAAGGCAAATTAGTTGCTAGCGATAGCCAACTGGAGTTTGCGCGTGTCACGACCGACAGCCGTGATATTCGCCCCGGTGATTTATTTGTCGCGCTCAAAGGCGAGCGTTTCGACGCGCATGATTTTGTCGCTGCGGCATTAGATCAAGGCGCGGTTGCGGCCTTGGTGCAAGAGCCGGGTGAGGGCAATCGCATTATTGTCAAAGACACCCTTGCCGCCTTGGGTGAGCTGGCTAAATACTGGCGCGCTAAGCACGCGCATATTCCATTGATTGGCGTTACGGGCAGTAATGGTAAAACCAGCGTTAAAGAAATGCTAGCTTCAATCTTCACCGTTGCAGCGGGCGGCGAGCACTTGGTGCACGCCACGAAAGGCAATTTAAACAACCACATTGGTTTGCCGCTGACAGTGTTGGGCATTCATGCCGAGCACCGTTTTGTGGTGGCTGAAATGGGGATGAACCATTTTGGCGAAATCGATTATTTAACGCATATCGCTCAACCTGATGTGGCCTTGGTCAATAACGCCGGCGCGGCGCACTTAGAAGCCTTGGGCTCGGTCGAAGGCGTTGCAAAAGCTAAAGGCGAGATTTTTGCCGGTTTGGTGGCCAATGGCACGGCGATTATCAACGCCGATGACCAATATGCGCCGCTGTGGAAGTCGTTGGCCGCCAAAAACACCATCGTGACTTTTGGTTTTAACGGCGAAGTATCGGCAAGCAACGTCGAATTGCTGCCAACAGGCAGCCAATTTGCGTTGACCACGCCACAAGGCTCGGCCGACGTGCGTTTGGCGGTGCCGGGCGAACACAATGTACGGAATGCTTTGGCCGCCGCTGCTGCTGCGCTGGCCGTTGGTGTTTCGCTGCCGCAAGTGGCGCAAGGCTTGTGCCAGTGGGGCGGGGTAAAAGGGCGTTTGCAAGCTAAAACCGCAGCCAATGGCGCGGCGATTTTGGACGACACTTACAACGCCAATCCTGATTCGATGAAAGCAGCAGTGAATGTTTTAGCCGCGATTGGTCAGCGTGGCGTACCGACCATCTTGGTGCTCGGTGATATGGGCGAAGTTGGTGATGAAGCGATTCAGTGTCACCAAGCGATTGGTGGGTATGCGCGTGAGCAAGGCATTCAGCATTTTGTAGCGGTTGGTACTCATATGCAGTATGCCGTGGATGCATTTAACGCCGCTGGCGGCCAAGCCGCAGTGCATTGCGCCGATCACGCTGCAGCGATTGCCGCGGTAACTGCGATTGCGACGCCGAATAGCCAAATTTTGGTGAAAGGCTCGCGCTTTATGCGGATGGAAAAAGTCGTTGATGGTTTAGTGAATTTATCAGAACAAGGAGCACAGCCATGCTGCTGATGTTAACGCAATGGTTGGGCGAGTCGATTCGCGCCTTCAACGTATTTAATTATCTAACACTGCGCGCGGTATTGGCGACGATTACCGCGCTGACGATTTCATGGGTGTTAGGCCCGTATGTAATCCGCAAACTGGCCGAGTTAAAAGTGGGTCAAGCGGTGCGTGACGACGGCCCGCAAACTCACTTGGTGAAAGCCGGTACGCCAACGATGGGCGGCACGCTGATTCTGCTGTCGATTGGCTTAACGACGCTGCTGTGGGGCGATTTGGGTAATAAATACGTGTGGTTGGTGCTGATCGTGACCTTGGCAACCGGTGTGATTGGCTTTGTCGATGACTACAAAAAAGTTGCGCTGAGAAACCCGAAAGGGCTCTCGGCCAAAGCCAAGATGGTATGGCAATCGGCGATTGCGATTGGTGCGGGGATGTTCTTGGTGAACTACGGCGCTGATGCGGCTAATACCGGCTTCATTATTCCGTTTTACAAAGAAATCCTGTATCCATTTGGCGCGATCGGTTTTTGCGTGTTGACCTATTTCGTCATCGTTGGCACCAGCAATGCAGTGAACCTGACCGATGGTTTGGATGGTTTGGCGATTATGCCGGTGGTGCTGGTCGCGGGCGCATTCTGCATTTTTGCCTATGTGGCAGGTAACGTGAAATTTGCCACCTACCTTGGCGTGCCACATGTGGCAGGTGCGGGTGAATTGATCGTGTTCTGCGCGGCAATGGTCGGCGCAGGCTTGGGCTTTTTGTGGTTTAACGCTTATCCAGCCGAAGTATTTATGGGCGACGTCGGTGCCTTAGCACTCGGTGCTGGTTTAGGTGCGGTGGCAGTGATTGTGCGCCAAGAAATCGTGCTGCTGATTATGGGCGGTGTGTTTGTCGTAGAAGCACTGTCGGTGATGATTCAGGTCGCTAGCTTCAAAATGACCGGCAAGCGTGTATTTAGAATGGCGCCGCTGCACCACCATTACGAACTGAAAGGTTGGAAGGAAACGCAAGTGGTCGTGCGTTTCTGGATTATTACTATGCTCTTGGTGTTGGTCGGCTTGGCCACACTGAAATTACGCTAAGTCGGGACACAATCGTGGAATTAAACGCAAAACATTGCATCGTGGTTGGCTTGGGCGACACCGGTTTGGCAACTGCGCGCTGGTTGGTGGCCAAAGGCGCGCGCGTCACCGTGGCCGATAGCCGCGCAACGCCGCCGAATTTGGCTAATTTACAGGCGGATTTGCCGCAGGTTGCTTTGCGCTTGGGCGCATTTAATGTTGACACCTTTGCCGACGCTGATTTGCTAGTAACAAGTCCTGGCGTGCCATTGGCGACGCCCGAAATTGCCACTGCGATTGCGCATGGCATGCCTGTGGTGGGGGACGTTGAATTACTTGCACAAGCCTTGGTGGGTAAGCCTGGCAAAGTGATTGCGATTACCGGCTCGAATGGTAAATCGACAGTAACGACGATGGTCGCGCAAATGTGCGAAGCGGCCGGCCTGTCGACCGTGATGGCGGGCAATATCGGCGTGCCAGTGTTGGCGGCTTTGGCTGAGTGGGAAGCCAAAGGCCAATGGCCAGATATGTGGGTGCTGGAATTATCAAGCTTCCAGCTTGAGACTACGACATCGCTGACGCCCGCTGCCGCGACGGTATTGAATGTGTCAGAAGACCATCTCGATCGTTACGCGGGTATGAATGAATACGCCGCAACCAAGGCGAGCATTTTTGCTGGTTTGGGCGTGCAAGTGCTCAACCGTGATGATGGTTATTGTCGGGGTATGGCTCGCCAAGGCCGTGATGTAGTATGGTTTGGGCAAGATACCCCACGCAATGGCAATGAGTATGGTCTAGTTGAGATCGACGGCGATTTCAGCCTGCGCTGTGGTGATTTTGAATTAATGCGCGCTAGCGAATTGCCAGTTGCAGGCTTGCACAACGCCGTGAATGCCTTGGCTGCAATTGCGCTGTGCCGCGCTGCTGGTTTGCCTACCGCACCACTCTTGGCTGCTTTAAAGGCATTCAAAGGTTTGCCACACCGCGTTGAGTTTGTGGCTGAGATTAATGGCGTGTCGTATTACGATGACTCGAAAGGCACCAATGTCGGCGC from Chitinibacter sp. SCUT-21 encodes the following:
- the rsmH gene encoding 16S rRNA (cytosine(1402)-N(4))-methyltransferase RsmH; amino-acid sequence: MSDTQNFVHRTVLLDEAVDALAIQPDGVYVDCTFGRGGHSRLILSKLGPNGRLISFDKDPYAIAEAATIGDSRFTIVHEGFVTLADSLAKLGVTQIDGLLMDLGVSSPQLDDGSRGFSFRFDAPLDMRMDTTRGITAAEWLNSADEKEIAEVVKDYGEERFARQVAAAIVTRRAVKPFTTTGELAAVVATAVRTREPGQDPATRTFQAVRIYVNRELEELSLTLPQALSLLKPGGRLSVIAFHSLEDRIVKRFMQDKSTGDRLPSRLPVMASEIAQAPLKIVCKPIRASEQEVKSNPRARSAILRVAERTEGPL
- a CDS encoding penicillin-binding protein 2; this translates as MMRQTRTQARTVSTGRRQDKYAVKPKLERWRVWFVLSCLLGLFAALLGRSLYLQAWNEGFLQDQGDARYRRTLKLEPNRGMITDRNGEPLAISTPVQSIWLSPRSMQVLPAGQSRPRDWKQGDEDELVPISVDEVKKVASLLALTPEEVLAKLNNTRKNKQGQEVKPDFVWLKRHISPADAKRVLALNVPGIYSQTEYRRYYPAGEVMAHVVGFTNLDSKGQEGFELTKNAMLAGKPGSRTVIRDRRGYIVEDVSTIVPPQEGQTLQLSIDRRIQYLAYRELKNAVDSSQAVGGAIVVLDARTGEVLAMANAPSYNPNSRAKIDPAHKRNRALTDLYEPGSTMKALTVAMALNAGKVKPTTVIQTGGGTMSIGPATIRDDHPVGAATVEHIMQKSSNVGAVKMALMMEREEMSNFFHDVGFGEKLNTGFPGESPGRVRPWKTWRPIEQATMSYGYGVSVSVMQMARAYQIFAGNGEVHPVTFTKLVAPAPGKQVISAETAAQVRKMLEMVTQPGGTATRAQVVGYRVGGKTGTAKKLVNGVYSDTARVGSFVGLAPISNPRLIVAVMIDEPSFAMRYGGLVAAPVFSNVVAGSLRLLGVPPDAPTTNILLPGNGVEDVKEDA
- the mraZ gene encoding division/cell wall cluster transcriptional repressor MraZ is translated as MFSGVSSLNLDSKGRLAIPAKHRDTLLAQSEGKLIITADPAGCLLVYPEPAWIPIRDQLNQLTGTKAGIRRFIVGQAEEVEMDASGRVLIPPRLRQVAKLDKEVALVGMGNKFELWDDAKWIATTEAIMAMDAQELENNMEGILL
- a CDS encoding UDP-N-acetylmuramoyl-L-alanyl-D-glutamate--2,6-diaminopimelate ligase, whose amino-acid sequence is MKPMSWALPQIDFAVIKALVGDRRLVVDSRKVSTGDVFLAYQGEYVDGRQFIADAIRNGAAAVIWDAEDFAWHAEHQVPNIAVAQLRNQVGILVSVLMGNDVRALPVVGITGTNGKTSIANWLAQAFNALGGKAGVLGTLGNGFVGELSSSTHTTLDPVSLQHWIAKFNAEGATQVAMEVSSHGLVQARAHGVQFHTAVFTNLTRDHLDYHGTMQEYGAAKAKLFEWEGLQAAVINADDPFGRELIGFTTAKTIWSYGFEQGDLRCTALESSLKGLALTVETPQGTTRIESALLGRFNASNLLACLGVLLAQGVSLADASKALEQIRPAAGRMQCLGGGDKPMVVIDYAHTPDALEKVLMTLREAMPQGSRLYCVFGCGGDRDTGKRPLMGEIACRLADSVVITSDNPRTESPKTIIQDIVAGVSGVPGTGNANYAIESDRALAIIDAIEMAHVNDVVLIAGKGHENYQEINGERHHFDDVEHASAALARKATRK
- the mraY gene encoding phospho-N-acetylmuramoyl-pentapeptide-transferase is translated as MLLMLTQWLGESIRAFNVFNYLTLRAVLATITALTISWVLGPYVIRKLAELKVGQAVRDDGPQTHLVKAGTPTMGGTLILLSIGLTTLLWGDLGNKYVWLVLIVTLATGVIGFVDDYKKVALRNPKGLSAKAKMVWQSAIAIGAGMFLVNYGADAANTGFIIPFYKEILYPFGAIGFCVLTYFVIVGTSNAVNLTDGLDGLAIMPVVLVAGAFCIFAYVAGNVKFATYLGVPHVAGAGELIVFCAAMVGAGLGFLWFNAYPAEVFMGDVGALALGAGLGAVAVIVRQEIVLLIMGGVFVVEALSVMIQVASFKMTGKRVFRMAPLHHHYELKGWKETQVVVRFWIITMLLVLVGLATLKLR
- a CDS encoding UDP-N-acetylmuramoyl-tripeptide--D-alanyl-D-alanine ligase → MMLNLREAATALKGKLVASDSQLEFARVTTDSRDIRPGDLFVALKGERFDAHDFVAAALDQGAVAALVQEPGEGNRIIVKDTLAALGELAKYWRAKHAHIPLIGVTGSNGKTSVKEMLASIFTVAAGGEHLVHATKGNLNNHIGLPLTVLGIHAEHRFVVAEMGMNHFGEIDYLTHIAQPDVALVNNAGAAHLEALGSVEGVAKAKGEIFAGLVANGTAIINADDQYAPLWKSLAAKNTIVTFGFNGEVSASNVELLPTGSQFALTTPQGSADVRLAVPGEHNVRNALAAAAAALAVGVSLPQVAQGLCQWGGVKGRLQAKTAANGAAILDDTYNANPDSMKAAVNVLAAIGQRGVPTILVLGDMGEVGDEAIQCHQAIGGYAREQGIQHFVAVGTHMQYAVDAFNAAGGQAAVHCADHAAAIAAVTAIATPNSQILVKGSRFMRMEKVVDGLVNLSEQGAQPCC
- the ftsL gene encoding cell division protein FtsL; this translates as MTRLNLFLLLIVIVCAMGVVTSQHKARKLFIELQKQDALTRKLNVEWGQLQLEQSTWAMHSRVEAEASQKMGMVVAPANRTQVILEHGQQVSKPVVTDLP
- the murD gene encoding UDP-N-acetylmuramoyl-L-alanine--D-glutamate ligase, with the protein product MELNAKHCIVVGLGDTGLATARWLVAKGARVTVADSRATPPNLANLQADLPQVALRLGAFNVDTFADADLLVTSPGVPLATPEIATAIAHGMPVVGDVELLAQALVGKPGKVIAITGSNGKSTVTTMVAQMCEAAGLSTVMAGNIGVPVLAALAEWEAKGQWPDMWVLELSSFQLETTTSLTPAAATVLNVSEDHLDRYAGMNEYAATKASIFAGLGVQVLNRDDGYCRGMARQGRDVVWFGQDTPRNGNEYGLVEIDGDFSLRCGDFELMRASELPVAGLHNAVNALAAIALCRAAGLPTAPLLAALKAFKGLPHRVEFVAEINGVSYYDDSKGTNVGATEAALKGMTRPVVLIAGGDGKGQDFSPLVEACERICRAVLLIGRDGPELANVLNEARSAFLPDDDDNYLPVMQLPTLEMAVTVASNFAEPGDVVLLSPACASLDMFRNYHHRAEVFIAAVTGLKSGLEQN